In Methanosphaera sp. ISO3-F5, a genomic segment contains:
- a CDS encoding ArsR/SmtB family transcription factor gives MDLEAVLDVIGCKTRRDILALLTEEPRFVSQISQQLNVGQKAIIGHLKAMEELGLIYPSFQKIERGRPRKYYEITQDIEIKIFIKPDSINMHMMGEEFTELFNIEERLYMGDPDAIDDLKTAITKYKNALKYAEELLNQVENPEKHKTRTIITDITKTKAIPEFNKID, from the coding sequence ATGGATTTAGAAGCTGTTCTTGATGTAATCGGATGTAAAACACGACGTGATATACTTGCATTACTAACAGAAGAACCAAGATTTGTAAGTCAAATATCACAACAACTAAATGTAGGACAAAAAGCAATTATTGGACATCTTAAAGCAATGGAAGAATTAGGATTAATATATCCATCATTCCAAAAAATAGAAAGAGGAAGACCAAGAAAATACTATGAAATAACACAAGACATTGAAATAAAAATTTTCATCAAACCCGATTCAATCAATATGCATATGATGGGTGAAGAATTCACAGAATTATTCAATATAGAAGAAAGATTATACATGGGAGATCCAGATGCAATTGATGATTTAAAAACCGCAATAACAAAATATAAAAATGCTCTAAAATATGCTGAAGAACTACTTAATCAAGTAGAAAACCCAGAAAAACATAAAACTAGAACTATTATCACAGATATTACGAAAACTAAAGCAATACCGGAATTTAATAAAATTGATTAA
- the grpE gene encoding nucleotide exchange factor GrpE, whose protein sequence is MSEEKKIEKEEIEKTTENTEETQEETEEPTEEDIIQQQEETIQQYKDKLQRIHADFENYKKRSEKERLEFVKYANEGLILKVLEAYEDLERALEVKEDKNLREGVELIYKKMTKILEEEGVEPIETEHQKFDPFKHEALMTENNENYENNEIIQDLQKGYTLNSKVIRYSKVKVCKK, encoded by the coding sequence ATGAGCGAAGAAAAAAAAATAGAAAAAGAAGAAATCGAAAAAACAACAGAAAACACAGAAGAAACACAAGAAGAAACAGAAGAACCAACAGAAGAAGACATAATACAACAACAAGAAGAAACAATACAACAATACAAAGACAAACTACAAAGAATACATGCAGACTTCGAAAACTACAAAAAAAGATCCGAAAAAGAAAGATTAGAATTCGTAAAATATGCCAATGAAGGACTAATACTAAAAGTACTGGAGGCCTACGAAGATTTAGAAAGAGCATTAGAAGTCAAAGAAGATAAAAACCTAAGAGAAGGTGTAGAACTAATATACAAAAAAATGACCAAAATCTTAGAAGAAGAAGGTGTAGAACCAATAGAAACAGAACACCAAAAATTTGACCCATTCAAACACGAAGCTCTAATGACAGAAAACAACGAAAACTACGAAAACAATGAAATAATACAAGACCTACAAAAAGGTTACACTCTAAACTCAAAAGTAATACGTTACTCTAAAGTAAAAGTATGTAAAAAATAA
- the dnaK gene encoding molecular chaperone DnaK, whose protein sequence is MAEEKVIGIDLGTSNSAAAALIGGKPTIIPSAEGATQYGKSFPSYVAFTDDGEVLVGEPARRQAVTNPENTISAIKRHMGSDYKVNIKGKEYTPQEISALILQKIKKDAEAFLGEPVQKAVITVPAYFDDNQRTATKDAGKIAGLEVLRLVNEPTAASLAYGLDKTDEEDVNILVFDLGGGTLDVTIMEFGDGIFEVKSTSGDTNLGGTDMDTALMKYLAEEFKKENGVDLLNDDQAAQRLREAAEKAKIELSTTLTTDINLPFITATQAGPLHLNMTLTRAKLEELVDGIVQKCGAPIKQAISDAKMANGDIDKIILVGGPTRMPIIQKYVEDFVGQKVERGIDPMECVASGASIQGGVLAGEIDDLVLLDVTPLSLGIETMGGVATKLIERNTTIPTKKSQIFTTAADGQTSVDIHVVQGERPMANDNTTLGRFQLVGIPSAPRGTPQIEVTFDIDANGIINVSAKDKGTGKEQQITITSSNKLSDEEIEQKVKEAEAHAEEDKKRQEEIEIRNNADSLVYTTDKTLEELKEQLSEDKQKLLKDQQAELKDAIEKDDIDLIKEKSEQLDKTIQEIGAEIYQQAAQAAQAQQQAEQDNANNQQPTDDDDTIDVDFEKK, encoded by the coding sequence ATGGCAGAAGAAAAAGTAATCGGAATAGACTTAGGAACAAGTAACTCAGCAGCAGCTGCACTAATCGGCGGAAAACCAACAATCATACCAAGTGCAGAAGGAGCAACACAATACGGAAAATCATTCCCAAGTTACGTAGCATTCACAGATGACGGAGAAGTGCTAGTAGGAGAACCTGCAAGAAGACAAGCAGTAACAAACCCAGAAAACACCATAAGTGCAATCAAAAGACACATGGGATCAGACTACAAAGTAAACATCAAAGGAAAAGAATACACACCACAAGAAATATCCGCATTAATCCTACAAAAAATCAAAAAAGATGCAGAAGCATTCCTCGGAGAACCAGTACAAAAAGCAGTAATCACAGTACCAGCATACTTTGACGACAACCAAAGGACCGCAACAAAAGATGCAGGAAAAATAGCAGGACTAGAAGTACTAAGATTAGTAAACGAACCTACCGCAGCAAGCCTAGCATATGGATTAGATAAAACTGACGAAGAAGACGTTAACATATTAGTATTCGACTTAGGTGGAGGTACGTTAGATGTAACCATCATGGAATTCGGAGATGGTATCTTTGAAGTAAAATCAACAAGCGGAGACACAAACCTCGGTGGAACCGACATGGATACAGCTCTAATGAAATACTTAGCAGAAGAATTCAAAAAAGAAAATGGCGTTGACTTATTAAACGATGACCAAGCAGCACAAAGACTCAGAGAAGCAGCAGAAAAAGCAAAAATTGAATTATCAACAACACTCACAACAGACATTAACTTACCATTCATTACAGCAACACAAGCAGGACCATTACACTTAAACATGACCCTAACCAGAGCAAAACTAGAAGAACTAGTAGACGGCATTGTACAAAAATGTGGAGCACCAATCAAACAAGCAATAAGCGATGCAAAAATGGCAAACGGAGACATTGACAAAATCATCCTAGTAGGTGGACCTACAAGAATGCCAATCATCCAAAAATACGTAGAAGACTTTGTTGGTCAAAAAGTAGAAAGAGGAATTGACCCAATGGAATGTGTAGCATCCGGAGCATCCATCCAAGGAGGAGTATTAGCTGGAGAAATCGATGACCTCGTATTATTAGATGTAACACCATTATCCTTAGGTATTGAAACCATGGGAGGAGTAGCAACAAAACTCATCGAAAGAAACACAACCATACCAACCAAGAAAAGTCAAATATTCACAACAGCAGCAGATGGTCAGACAAGCGTAGACATACATGTTGTACAAGGGGAAAGACCAATGGCAAACGACAACACAACCCTTGGCAGATTCCAACTAGTAGGTATTCCATCAGCACCAAGAGGAACACCACAAATCGAAGTAACATTCGATATTGATGCAAACGGTATAATCAACGTATCTGCAAAAGACAAAGGAACAGGTAAAGAACAACAAATTACCATCACATCATCCAACAAACTATCCGATGAAGAAATAGAACAAAAAGTAAAAGAAGCAGAAGCACACGCTGAAGAAGACAAAAAACGTCAAGAAGAAATTGAAATCAGAAACAACGCTGACTCATTAGTATACACTACTGACAAAACTTTAGAAGAACTTAAAGAACAATTATCTGAAGACAAACAAAAATTACTCAAAGATCAACAAGCAGAACTTAAAGACGCAATAGAAAAAGATGACATTGATTTAATTAAAGAAAAATCAGAACAATTAGATAAAACCA